A single window of Ignavibacteriota bacterium DNA harbors:
- the glgC gene encoding glucose-1-phosphate adenylyltransferase, which produces MAFKGSALQRETLTMILAGGQGERLHPLTGMRTKPSVPFGGKYRIIDFALSNCLNSGLRKIYVLTQYKSDSLNQHLYEAWNIFNPELGEFIYSIPPQKKTGNEWYQGTADAIFQNLNLMRQRDYSWCLVLGGDHIYKMDYMKLLQYHIEKKADLSIANIVTHKEDATRFGIIEIDEDYNVKSFIEKPADPPEIPGKPGFSFANMGIYVFNVKALTEVLNELIEQNTANLDFGKHVIPLMVEKHYNVRAFRFDDENNPDRPYWVDVGTIESYYKASMDLLSVNPEFNLYDSNWPLRTMQRQMPPAKTLSHEGERVGRAINSLVTDGTIISGGLVERSIIGPNVKVNSYTYITDSIIMDNCNIGRHAKIRGAIIDKNVHVPEREEIGFDPDIDRKRFTVSETGIVVIPKNYKF; this is translated from the coding sequence ATGGCATTTAAAGGTTCGGCACTTCAAAGAGAAACATTAACGATGATCTTAGCCGGCGGACAAGGTGAAAGGCTTCATCCGCTTACCGGCATGAGAACAAAACCTTCCGTTCCATTCGGCGGGAAATACAGAATAATTGATTTTGCGTTATCAAACTGTCTCAATTCCGGTTTGAGAAAAATTTATGTTCTAACTCAATATAAATCAGATTCTCTTAATCAGCATTTATATGAAGCTTGGAATATTTTTAATCCCGAACTTGGTGAGTTTATTTATTCAATTCCGCCTCAGAAAAAGACTGGAAATGAATGGTACCAAGGAACCGCGGACGCAATTTTTCAAAATCTAAATTTAATGAGGCAACGCGATTATTCCTGGTGCTTAGTTTTGGGCGGCGACCATATTTATAAAATGGACTACATGAAATTGCTTCAATATCATATAGAGAAAAAAGCCGATCTTTCAATCGCGAATATTGTTACGCATAAGGAAGATGCGACAAGATTCGGCATAATTGAAATTGATGAAGATTATAATGTTAAATCATTTATCGAAAAACCGGCAGATCCACCTGAAATTCCCGGAAAACCCGGATTCTCTTTTGCTAATATGGGGATTTATGTTTTTAACGTTAAAGCTTTAACTGAAGTTTTAAATGAACTAATTGAACAAAATACAGCTAACTTGGATTTCGGCAAACACGTAATTCCATTAATGGTTGAAAAACATTATAACGTAAGAGCTTTCAGGTTCGACGATGAAAACAATCCCGACAGACCTTATTGGGTTGATGTAGGCACAATTGAAAGCTATTATAAAGCAAGTATGGATCTTCTAAGCGTTAATCCGGAATTTAACTTGTACGATTCAAATTGGCCTTTAAGGACCATGCAGAGACAAATGCCTCCCGCAAAAACACTTTCTCATGAAGGTGAAAGAGTTGGAAGAGCGATTAATTCTTTGGTTACGGATGGAACAATAATTTCCGGAGGATTGGTGGAAAGATCGATCATTGGTCCCAATGTTAAAGTAAACAGTTACACTTATATTACCGATTCAATTATAATGGATAACTGTAATATTGGACGGCACGCAAAAATTAGAGGAGCCATAATTGATAAGAATGTTCACGTACCTGAACGAGAAGAAATTGGTTTTGATCCCGATATTGACAGAAAAAGATTTACCGTCTCCGAAACCGGTATTGTTGTAATTCCAAAGAATTATAAGTTTTAA